The DNA region CCTGTGCTGAGCGCCGGCGGCAGTTCCTTCCCCGACCGGGCGGCGGCGGTGCTCGGGACGGTGGGCGCCGAGGCGGATGTCGTGCTGCGCTCCGGCGCCTTCCAGATCCACGACGACGGCTTCTATTCCCGCATGTCGCCTTTCGGACCGCTCACCGGGACCGCACCGCTGCGTTCTGCGATGCACGCCTGGTCGCGCGTGGTGTCGCAGCCTGAGGACGGTCTCGCGCTGCTCGATGCCGGTCGTCGCGACGTGCCCTTCGATCTCGACCTGCCCGTTCCGCAGAGCGTCGCGGGCGCGATCACCGCGCTGAACGACCAGCACGCGTTCCTGAGTCTCGCGGATGACGTGACCCTCGCGGTCGGCGATGTCGTGCGGCTGGGGCTCTCACACCCCTGCACGGCGTTCGACAAATGGCGGGTGGTCGCGGTGATCGACGATCCGGACGCCGCCGACCCTCGGGTGATCGGAGCGGTGGCGACATGCTTCTGAGCGCGGAGAAGGCGGCCGCCGGCCTGGTCCGGGTCTATCGCGGAGCCACCGTCATCGACGGGACGGGCGCGCCGAGGTATGTCGCCGACGTCGCCGTGGAGGGGAAGAGGGTGGTGGCGATCATCCCCGAAGGGGCATCGGAGCCGGTGCTCGCGCTTCCCGACGGAGCTGTGGAGGTCGGAGCCGACGGCCTCGTGCTGGCCCCCGGATTCATCGACATGCATGCGCACAGCGAACTCGCCGTGTTGAGCGGCGCGGCGCACGACGCGAAGATCCGTCAGGGAGTCACGACCGAGGTGCTCGGTCAGGACGGCCTCGGGTACGCGCCCCTCGATGATGCGGCGGCCGCGGTCATCCCCGCGCAGATCGCCGGATGGAACGGCATGCCTGCCGAGGTGCCGTGGCGGACGATGGACGATCTGCTCGCGGCGATCGACGCCGCAGCGGTCGCGAACGCCGCCGTCCTCGTACCGCAGGGGAACCTGCGGATGATGGTCGTCGGTCATGAGAACCGTCCGGCGACGTCGGCCGAGATGTCCGCCATGGCCGACCTCCTGGGCGAAGCGCTGGATGCGGGAGCGTTCGGGATGTCGAGCGGACTCACCTACACGCCGGGGATGTACGCCGACACCGCCGAGCTCGAGGCGCTGTGCCGCGTCGTCGCCGAACGCGGCGGCTACTGGGCGCCGCACACCCGCAGCTACGGGGGAGGGGCGCTCGAGGCGTACCGCGAAGCGCTCGACATCGGCCGTCGCACGGGATGCCCCGTGCATCTGACCCATGCCACCATGAACTTCGCTCCGAACCGGGGGCGCGCGCGTGACCTGCTGACTCTGGTCGACGAGGCGATCGCGGATGGCGTGGACGTCACGCTCGACACGTATCCCTATCTTCCCGGCGCCACCACCCTCTCCGCACTGCTGCCCAGCAGGCTCGCAGCCACCGGCGATCTGCTCGGTGCCATCGCCGGGCTCGACAGTGCCGGCCGAGAGGCCGTGCGCGTGGAGCTCGAGGAGGTCGGCTGCGACGGCTTCCACGGTGAGAAGGCCGATTGGACGCAGATCCAGATCTCCGGCACCGCCGATCCGGCCCTGGCCGATCTCGTCGGACGCACCATCGCCGAGATCTCCACCACGACCGGCCGCCGCGCCGTCGATGTGGTGCTCGACACGATCCTCGACGATGCCGGGGCCACCGGGATCCTGATGCACATCGGCGACGAGGAGAACGTCCGCGCGATCATGCGGCATCCGCGGCACGCGGGCGGAAGCGACGGGATCCTGATCGGCGCCCGGCCGCACCCGCGCGGGCGCGGCACATTCCCGCGATACCTCGGGCACTACGTGCGCGAACTCGGCATCCTCACCTGGGAGGAAGCCGTCCGTCACCTCTCCGGAACTCCGGCCAGGCGTCTGGGGCTCGATCGCGGCGATGCACCCCGTGGCATCGTCACGCAGGGTGCGACCGCGGATCTGGTGCTGTTCGATCCGGAGACCATCGCGGCGGGAGCGACCTTCGAGGCGCCTTTCGCCGCCCCGCAGGGCATCGTCGAGGTACTGGTCGACGGCGTACCGGTGGTGTCGGACGGTGACGTCACCGGACTCACTCCCGGCCGCGCGCTGCGGATGCCGCCGCCGCCGCACCGTGCAACGGTGCCGCGCGTCGATGCGCGTATCGATCCGGCCGCCCCGGGATTCCTGTGGACGGAACGGACGCCGATCCGCACCGCTTCCGGTATCACCGCTTCTGATCTCACCGCTTCTGCTCTCACCGCTTCTGATCTCCGCGCATCCGTGACGCGCCTGGGCGGCGACGGAGACGACGGCGAACTCTCGCCGATCCGTCTGGTGATCGACGAGTCCCTCGGCGCGGATGCCGCCGTCGCCGGCCGCATCGGCGACGAGGCCTTCCGGGTGACCGTGAGCGCGTCCGGGATCGAGGTCAGGGGCGCGAGTCCCGTGGGCGTGTTCCGGGGCGCGACCACACTGCGACAGCTCCGTGACCCGGATGCCACGACGGCGCTGATCCCCGCGGGGGTCTGGCAGGGGGCGCCCGCGTACAGCTGGCGCGGAGCCATGCTCGACGTCGCCCGGCACTTCCGGAGCGTCGAGGAGGTCCGCCGGTTCATCGATCTTCTCGCCGACCATCACCTGAATGTCCTGCATCTGCACCTCACCGACGATCAGGGTTGGCGTTTCGAGGTGCCCGGCTTCCCCCGGCTCACCGAGGTGGGCGGGCGGCGGGAGGCGACACAGCTGGGACACGGTCCGTCGTCGACCGTCGTCCCCGGTGTGCACGAGGGGTTCTATACGACGGCGGAACTGCACGATCTGGTCGCTTACGCTCGCGAGCGATTCGTGACCCTCGTGCCGGAGGTGGAACTGCCGGGGCACATCCAGGCGGGCCTCGCCGCGTACCCCGAGCTCGGCAACCTCGACGTCGGGGAGCCGGCGCCCTCCGCCTGGGAGCGCTTCGGGGTGAACCCGCGCACCCTGGCGCCCACGGATGCCGCTCTGGCGTTCGGACGTGCGGCGATCGATGCGCTGTGCGATGCCTTCGATTCGGAGTGGATCGGGATCGGCGGCGACGAGGTGCCGGTCACGGAGTGGGCGCAGAGCGCAGCGGCCGGCGCGCGGATGCGTGAGCTCGGCCTCGCCACGCCGCATGACGTGCAGCCGTGGTTCACCGCGCACTTCGTGGCGCACGTGCGTTCCCGGGGGCGCACCGCGCTTGCCTGGGACGAGGTTCTCGAAGGGGATGTCCCCGAGGGGGTGCGCATCCTCGCCTGGCGCGGCCCGGCGGCGATGCGCGAGGCGCTGCGTCTCGGTATCGAGGTCGTGGCGTGCCCCGACCTCGAGGTCTATCTCGACTACCCGCAGTCGGAGTCCGAGGAGGAGCCGATCAGGGTCGGTCCGCCGCTCACGATCGAGCGCGCCTACACACTGCGCGTCGTGGATGGCGCAGTGGGGGGACAGGCGAACGTGTGGAGCGAGCATCTGCCGACAGCGGATCGCGTCGACTTCGCGGTGTTTCCGCGTCTCTCGGCGATCGCCGAGAGACTCTGGGAAGGAGGCGACGCCGCACCGTATGCCGGCTTCGGACGCCGCCTGCCGACCCATCTGCGCCGGCTCGCCGCCGCCGGGGT from Microbacterium sp. SY138 includes:
- a CDS encoding family 20 glycosylhydrolase; translated protein: MLLSAEKAAAGLVRVYRGATVIDGTGAPRYVADVAVEGKRVVAIIPEGASEPVLALPDGAVEVGADGLVLAPGFIDMHAHSELAVLSGAAHDAKIRQGVTTEVLGQDGLGYAPLDDAAAAVIPAQIAGWNGMPAEVPWRTMDDLLAAIDAAAVANAAVLVPQGNLRMMVVGHENRPATSAEMSAMADLLGEALDAGAFGMSSGLTYTPGMYADTAELEALCRVVAERGGYWAPHTRSYGGGALEAYREALDIGRRTGCPVHLTHATMNFAPNRGRARDLLTLVDEAIADGVDVTLDTYPYLPGATTLSALLPSRLAATGDLLGAIAGLDSAGREAVRVELEEVGCDGFHGEKADWTQIQISGTADPALADLVGRTIAEISTTTGRRAVDVVLDTILDDAGATGILMHIGDEENVRAIMRHPRHAGGSDGILIGARPHPRGRGTFPRYLGHYVRELGILTWEEAVRHLSGTPARRLGLDRGDAPRGIVTQGATADLVLFDPETIAAGATFEAPFAAPQGIVEVLVDGVPVVSDGDVTGLTPGRALRMPPPPHRATVPRVDARIDPAAPGFLWTERTPIRTASGITASDLTASALTASDLRASVTRLGGDGDDGELSPIRLVIDESLGADAAVAGRIGDEAFRVTVSASGIEVRGASPVGVFRGATTLRQLRDPDATTALIPAGVWQGAPAYSWRGAMLDVARHFRSVEEVRRFIDLLADHHLNVLHLHLTDDQGWRFEVPGFPRLTEVGGRREATQLGHGPSSTVVPGVHEGFYTTAELHDLVAYARERFVTLVPEVELPGHIQAGLAAYPELGNLDVGEPAPSAWERFGVNPRTLAPTDAALAFGRAAIDALCDAFDSEWIGIGGDEVPVTEWAQSAAAGARMRELGLATPHDVQPWFTAHFVAHVRSRGRTALAWDEVLEGDVPEGVRILAWRGPAAMREALRLGIEVVACPDLEVYLDYPQSESEEEPIRVGPPLTIERAYTLRVVDGAVGGQANVWSEHLPTADRVDFAVFPRLSAIAERLWEGGDAAPYAGFGRRLPTHLRRLAAAGVRYRPLDGPQPAQRRPGVPGKPLTIEAREQIVAGLVERLLERSNTVAEDDRK